In Halobaculum magnesiiphilum, the following proteins share a genomic window:
- a CDS encoding HVO_0476 family zinc finger protein: protein MSDPDVPSQVPAECPGCGEETPHEVLKPGGHATVQCTVCGHTHKVEVPEPTTVDVDVVVSQDGESYTATLDGEPEQEVAVGDEFIVETEEAIQQVRVTSIELSGDRRVDQSDLDHAETVWTRVVDNVAVNITVHPKDGRRDETRSLKVYVPGDYEFTVGKTVSFGDDEIEIEGVQVRDEAADAYRHEKFDHEGDMVYAKDVKRVYARDTKTAAWSAW from the coding sequence ATGAGCGATCCCGACGTTCCCTCGCAGGTGCCCGCGGAGTGCCCGGGCTGCGGCGAGGAGACGCCCCACGAGGTGCTGAAGCCCGGCGGTCACGCCACGGTGCAGTGTACGGTCTGCGGCCACACCCACAAGGTCGAGGTGCCCGAGCCGACCACCGTCGACGTGGACGTGGTCGTCTCCCAGGACGGCGAGTCGTACACCGCGACGCTGGACGGCGAACCCGAACAGGAGGTCGCGGTCGGCGACGAGTTCATCGTCGAGACCGAGGAGGCGATCCAGCAGGTTCGCGTCACCTCCATCGAGCTGTCGGGCGACCGCCGCGTCGACCAGTCCGACCTCGACCACGCCGAGACCGTCTGGACGCGCGTCGTCGACAACGTCGCCGTCAACATCACCGTCCACCCGAAAGACGGCCGGCGCGACGAGACCCGGAGCCTGAAGGTGTACGTCCCCGGCGACTACGAGTTCACGGTCGGGAAGACGGTCTCCTTCGGCGACGACGAGATCGAGATCGAGGGCGTGCAGGTGCGCGACGAGGCCGCCGACGCCTACCGCCACGAGAAGTTCGACCACGAGGGCGACATGGTGTACGCGAAGGACGTGAAGCGCGTGTACGCCCGCGACACGAAGACCGCCGCCTGGTCCGCCTGGTAG